Below is a genomic region from Xiphophorus couchianus chromosome 9, X_couchianus-1.0, whole genome shotgun sequence.
TAAAGCTCGCCAGCAGATGAAAGCATTAAGTGCTCTAAAATTTCCAGATAGGACTTTGTAAATTATAAAACAGTGCAACTTAAAAGAAGGAATGGTACAGTTGTAATCAATGTACTGGATAACTGTGTTATGGCTCTTGGAAGGACCGACTCTAGATATAATCTACACCTTGAGAATCTCCCCCATCCTCTCAAATGGGCTTCACAATCCTTCCAAGGCTGTAGTTGTCCCTGGTGCTTGTATACagttttctgttagttttttcttccactcagtTTTCCAGTACCGTGCTTTGGTACAACCAGTTTcttaataaatgtacttttgtagatttttgtcattattaaaaaaaaaatctgacaaaccAGATTTCATTGGCTACAAGCCATAATCAAAATTTACAGAAACACTTGAGCATCTTCAGTTTGAGTGGATTGACATACTCCCATCTAAAGTGGAGATGTGTACAATGTGGCTCAAGAGAGCCCTGCAGAAGATGGTGAAGGAAGCTGAGAACGTCACTGAAATGCTCCAACCTTTTGTCTGTATCAGAACGTCTGAAGGAACAGGACTGGAAATTATTAGCCTCCTTACACCCTCTTCATGAACTGTTTCAATTGCTGGCTTAAAGCAGAAGCAGCACCACCAAACTGCTACATAGATTTCTGCCTTAAGCTGTAAAATTCCTGAATAGCCATTTGGAGATTTGTTATAACTGAAGATTGTGTACCTTATAGTATGGAACTCTAttcatgtattttgttttttattttataaatcttttttgttACACCAATCCTTAAGAAATAGGGTGTCGTTTTTTCAGATGCCATCAAATATtccaaagaaaagagaaagatgcTAGTTGGATGATAGCTGGAAAGATATTAAATGTTTGGTGTCCACAATTGGTCCTGAGCGAAAACCTGATGAGAGTTTTCTGAAcgctttgtatttgtttttgtgttttataatcAGGCATTAGAAGGGGCAGCTTGGAAAAAGGTCCTCCAAATCCATCACTTCAACGTTCGTGTTGTGATTAGTTTTCGGGAAGAAAGTCAGAATGGTTCAGAGAATACTAAATCAATTTGTTGGTGCCAAATATGTCTCAATTCTTAGGACATGGTAAGTGACTATAACGCTGTAACAGGCTGAATGTTGAAGATAATTAGTGTCGGGTTTTCGCGGTAGTTGACCCTGTGTCCTTCTGTGTGACCCGTATAACTGACTTTAGCATAAACCTGCTTCACGACGCAGTTAATTATTAACTTTTAAGTCTATGAGGTATGTTGTTAGCCATATGAGGACTCTGGGTGATTCTACTCTCAAAGGCTTATTTTAAGTTAACTATTGCTAAACTCATAACAAGTCCAAAATTGATCGTCACTACTATTTATAGTTCACTTgttagatattaaaaaaaaatcccatttaaaTCTACTAGTTCTTTTTGTACAGTTGCTTGCTACATTAGATGATATCTATTCaaagagcattaaaaaaaagatttaattttatgtaaagaTCATAGAAGCTACAATTGAGTTTCAAGTCGGTCAGtaattttgtgtgaaaatatacaatgaaaatctaaacattttaagatgACGAACCCCTTTTTGGATTAAATAAGTGTTAGATGCAATATTATTACTCACCAATACTAATCTAATAATAGCTCATCACACAGAAACTGGAGCTCCAAATTTGTAAGATCTTTTACATAATGgatgttggtaaaaaaaaaaaaaagtatcacaaCTTGACACAAGCTGCTCAACAGTTTTAACATCAGAATAAGTCCTGACCAAGGGTTGGTCACTACGTTTCTGCAGAGACTTCATGTTCATgccttcagattagctcaaACATCACTTAGTAGCATAGATTTTCATGGGCAACCAAGTCCATTGAGAAGAAGCACATTGCACTCTAGATCAGTGGAGTGGAGTGATAAAGCGTGTCCCTCTGTCAACCCATTGGACTACTTTAGTTTTGACTGATTCCCAGAGTGCGGCATTTGCTGGACTAcatttttaaaggctttttaaaaatcagtaatTTGCGATCGGCCAGACAACTGCGATCGGTGCACCCCTGATTTAATGACATCTATTTGACATCAAAAttcatttactcattttgcCAACAGAGTCACAGGTTTAAATATGTCTGGCAATAGCagataatgttttttattgaaagccgctatttttcaacttttaaagcatttattttaaacttttattatgaCACATACAGTAAGTCATTCTTTTTATAGAGTTCATTGTGCTGCCGCATGACCACAGTAAATTAACAGGAGGTGCTGTTGATTCATGCGTTGTATTTGACAGTTAAATTTGTCCTTTTTAGAAGTCCTCGTGTCTTCCTCCATCTCTAGGGTACCAAATATGGTTGCCTGGGGAACAGTTGGTGGCGTGGCGGTCATTCACTTCACCGACTGGCGGTTAATTCTGGACTATGTGCCATACATTAATGGGAAGTTTAAGAAGGACGAATAAAGAGAGGTGTAGGATGTGAGTCTTTTGTCCTTGTATTCAATACAGTTTGTTTCTTCTTATGAATTACCAGTGAATTTCAAGCAGAGTGTTTATAAATTTTAATCCAGCCTGTCGGTTCATGTTGAACGCAGGGCATGCTGGGTACCTTAGCTGAACACAAGCTTCTGTGTTAATTTAATATGGCTGCAACTTTGCTTACATCTGACACCtgaagttttaatttagttaaattttaaacttcagAAGTGTCCACACCTCCACCAAGCCAAAGGTCCAGACTCCTCTGTGCAAAGCAAACGTAGAACCAGAGGATGTTTTTTACTAGTCTATATCtacataaaattataaaaatctataatgcaaattaatttttttttaatttgaaacagaaaataaataatcccTGCTGCAGTTGATTATTACAATCAAACAGttggaatattttctttatatttacaTAGACCAAAAGTAGGATGGACAGAAAATGTAGTGGTAGTTTTCGAATGCCTACTGTGCTGAATATTATCCCATTCGGTCTTTgttgtaaataagaaaaattatgtaGGAGCCCTCTTACCAACTGTGCACAGCAACAGATGGGGGAGGGACAGTCCTGCACTCTTTCATGCGTCACACAGCAGGAGAAAACTCTCCAGCACTTTTTTTTGGGTATCTACTCAAAgggattttaatttaaaaaagaggcAGGTTTGAAGCagcaacttttttaaaaaccttgatATAGGCTGGCCAAAACctacataaaatcttaatatttttgtatattttgctttatgctgtttagttttatttttccaaattcggaaacacatgaaataaattactttaacatttattttattttgaatatgcTTTCTGTGCTTTAGTTCTTTCTGTGTACTTAATTTTGAAATAGACTAATCTAATCATTTAGACACCTCtggtctttgtttctttttttaaaataatggctGTAGAGGTAGAATAGTTTTATAAATATACCAATGTCTGAAATGAACAGCTTCATAATCATGTTTCCCTGAGTTGGATAGTTCACCCAATCAAACAGATGTGTGTTTTACTCTATAAGCCTTGTATCTGCTTACAGGACCTGGACTCTGGGCACATGGCTGGACTTCTCTAGCAGCAAGTTTAAGTAGGATGGCTGGTCTCTGCAGGCTACATGGTGCGCTCtgtaaaaatgcttctttttgaTCCATTGTTGTAAGATGTGAATAAGTTCttaatttatccaaatatttccAAGATATCTTGTAACTTTCAACTATTAAAATGGTTTTGCTTaaaacttttgtctttgttattattactattattgtgacaacaatctTCCATATATAAACATCTTAAGTGCGTATACGGAAcattaaaaactacagaaaacaGTGTAATGAACTGAAGGGGGGACAAAAATACACCTGTAGCTTTCAACGCCTGTTAAAATGTGTGCAGAATAAACGAAAAATAGCTGGAGTATTACTGCTGGAGGACCAGACATTGAGCTACAGGTGTCAAACTGGCGACTGCCCTGCGACTTTTAGATgcgcctctgctgcaccacacctgaacagaataattaggtcattagcaaggctcagagaactgatctacacaaggaggaggtaattaagccatttcattccagtgttttgtacctgtggcacatctaaaaactgcaggacagcggccctcgaggactggagtttgacacccctagACGCACACTGCGATATTTGCGTGGATaatgtctttcattttttaacatcGTAGGGGGGAGGGGACTGAaagaggagaggggagaagGGATTTAACACAGCAAGAGGCTGAAAGCGAGATAGTGTCCTCAAGATGGATAAAAACGAGTAAGTAGACCGGCTAAACAATGAGCAAAACACCAACAAGGGAGTTAGTTGCTGTAATTCTTCTGTTTGGtgccatttttaatataaaaatggaaaatatgtttatcaTCGATTAGGCAAACGCTGCGGTCTCTCGCTCTCTGCTAACAGCAGTCCGGTGGGTCTCCTGGATCTCTGTCGCTCtcgtttttgtttcatttaaaccaCAGTTGCATGGTTAAAATATTTCGTTTAAGTACGTCGACATCTGTAGTacattgaaatgtgttttcaacTTAAGGATTTAACCGTATAAAAATGCACGCAAGTATTTCTGCGTCGGTGTCGAGACGCGTTTACACAGAATCTCTTAGAACATGAcatgtattttacattattcGCCTTCATTTCGCTGGATCTACTTTGTtcattgaaatgaaaaaagcCGGCTCCAAGTCTGAAGGACAACGGTCTTCATTGTGCTGGTGAAacgacccccccccccccttttttttgtcGTGTAACTTACGTAGAACTTGCGCATTTAAATTCACAATGTAGTGCAAtacatgtgtatatatattttttttatcactgctTCTGTTAGTTTTAGCTGCGGTAATGGAGGCTGTCATTGCTGCTTCGGGGTTGCTCTACTTTCTGTTGTCACGTTTATGAACTCCATACGTTAATGGAGATGTTATGATGGCTGCAAGCgttcaaacagaacaaaaagctgGACTTCCTTTAcgtgtcaaaataaaagataaacgACCTAACTTCTATTATCAGATAAACAAGCACACATAGGTTGTACGTAAAAAATGAAGctgttttagctttattttttttttgtgcttgacaaatcaaatttaatataagcagtatttaagtttatttgttgcttattttttaagtgTGACACTTACTGTGTTCACATATGCTACATTAATGCAAACTTCATTGAATGAAGGGGTTTCTGTGGTTATGGTGGTATCCTCGCTTAGAGTGCTGGACACACTCATCAAAAAATTATGGCAAACTTCAATAAATCAACCTActatttttactaaatattcTAACAAATATTCTTATGTCATTACTGAATGAATCAACTTCTCTGATTAAATGTAAATCGTGATACTTTTAAACAGTGCTGCTTCCTTGCCAGGTTCCTTTTGAAAAAGAGATTGTAGATCTCGGCTAAGTTTAATCTGGTCTTGGACGTCTATGGCAGAAGATATGTGGAAGTTGAATAGATGAATTTAAAAATCACTCTACCACTGTGAATTCATGAgcgcttttagaaaaataaatatatgaagaATTCATTGAAGATTAATATGAGCTAAACCAGGTATTGGAAAAAGTATCTGCCCAGTTTTTTGGGTAAATATTTTGTTCCAATTATTGCCTAACATTTGATTATTTCCCCCTCTAATTAATGGTGCTCAAattaaagacagattttttgtcttaatttttttaatatgagcTCATGCTACTGTAGAACATTGCATATTTATGGTTTGCCATTTGTCTGACTGGCAATAGAAATGTTGGAGGGAGAAAGCACTGGGTTGGAGGAAAATAATAGAATAACTCCATGCCACTCAGGGTGACgatcttaaaataataataatgagaagaaaactaaatttaaattatttgaatttaaagattGCCTTTCTGTTACTTGATTTATGAaattgtaaaaagtaaaaataatgacCTTTGGAATAATGTCTGTTATTTGAGGTAAATGTAGGGATGGCAATGTGTATCTTTGTCATATTAAAATTTGAGGGACAGCTTAATTATGtgtattattgttattgctCCTTTTTACTCAtcaaattttattctttatttttttcccacattttttaaattaaatcaggaAGAATAAAACTTTGTTATAGTAGGATATATGTATGAATTGGTCCAAAACAGCAAACAATGTTATTATATTAGGCTGTGGccatgatttttgtttttttcctctcatgcCACCAGACGGATTCTGTAGGAAACAATTAAGTAAatgttgtttgtatttaatAATGTGTCATAGGTCCATGTGTTTATCtcaaaatgaattgtttttgtggtttctaAACATCTGACCTGATTTCACTACTTCAGATATTTCTAATGAGCCATTTAAACAAGAATGCAATGAACACAAAATACCTAAATTATTAATGTGACCATTTTTATGTTGTCACATTAAAATGCTAATAGACTTCGTGACCTATATTGAGAACTCGACATaaatttttttggacattttttatttttttttttttccagaagcttttcttttgaaGTCTTAAACCTGAACCGTCCGGTCCTAGCTCCGCGCTGCTCCGTTTTTCCTTTGCGGATGTAGTTCCAACGGTGACACGCAGGTGGTGATGGGGCCGAGATCCGCGCGGAGCGATCTCCGCAGCCACAAAGAGACGACGTGCTTTCAGCCGGGAGATCCCATTACAGGGGGCACGCGCTTTAAAATGGTTGAAACAAAAGCGTGAGAAGCTCCAGACCAGCCTTTCAGGTTGCAGCGACACGTTTTTCCAAAATCCGACCTGGCTCTTTTGCCGTAACTTTTAGCGGATTCACTGGCCAGCCGCGGGGGAAAATGGAGAAGAAAAGGTGGGATTGCTCTGCTCTCCCTAAAGGCTGGAAAATGGAAGAAGTGACCAGAAAGTCGGGTTTGTCAGCTGGGAAAAGCGATGTCTATTATTTTAGGTACTAAACGACTGGTAACTTGAAGTACACCACAGTTGCACCATACACCGAGATTGCGGACGGAAGCAGGCAGGAAAATGAGCGGGGTGGTCGgtaccaaacaaaaaaaagttttgaaggAAAAGGGGAGGGGGTGGTCTGTTTTTGTGGGAGGACAAGCAGGCCACCTCCTCCCAGAAGGAGTCCTTTCAGCCGCACAGGCCTGCCTGGGCCTTAATGGTCAACAAAAGTCAGTGTGATCTCCGTTAATAATTCTCTCTGTGTCCCACTGAAGTCCAGATTTGTTCTCATTTAGCAGAGGAGAAGAGCAAGATGAGGAACAGAGGCAAGACAGGGGGGAGGCGGGTCGGTTGTATAGCTTGTGGTAGGCTGACTGTACAATCATAACAGTTGACGGTTTCTGTGTCATGTAAGATGCATTTGCATGAGATACTAGCACGAATCCACCCACCGTGTTTCATTGTTGTTCATTGATCAGGCTGGAGATACTGATGCTCCCTTTAGGTGCAGCTGCCGTGTTTCCATTGTAAACACTAGGTGTTAGTTTCGCCATCTTTACTTTGTGCTCATTCATATCTGgtggtacttttttttttttttaacattgttctgaataattgtttttcataatcatttctGATTTGTATGACTAAAATTCTGTTGCTCATCATTAGACAAAAGAActtaattgagtttttttttttttcaccataaaaacaaatgcattcatTACTGTGATTTCAGCATCATTGCTCGTCTAGATGTGTAAAATGCTTTAGTTGCACGTTGTGGTTCCATGTGTGGATGTGATGTCTTAATCAGATGAGcctgtgtaatttaattttttgtggaGCAACAGTTTGTACTAATACAGTCATATTTCTCATCAGTCCATCTGGGAAGAAGTTTAGGAGCAAGCCTCAGCTGGCCCGTTACCTCGGTAACCAGATGGACCTCAGCTCCTTTGATTTTCGCACGGGGAAGATGCTGATGAGCAAACTGAACAAGAACCGCCAGAGACTGCGATACGACAACAACAACCAGAACAAGGTGAGacgatttaatttaatttaatgcacacacaataaaaatatacaaacatgttcaaatgtatacacacacaccccactgATTTATAGATAAATGTCTCTTAGTAAGttgcaaagacaaaaaccaCACCGAGCTTATGGGATAGTTCTGGCTAGATATTTGCTATAAAGCATTTTTGCTATAAAGCATTTATAATTCATGTATAATTCAGGACAGGGCTTCCCAAAAGCTTTGCAGGAGCtggcctttttcttttcttaaaccaatcttGATGTGTTTGGCAGCAGTGTCCTGTCTAGTTGAGATTAGGTTTAAAAATCTGGAGgatatatgcatttttttgtgtgtgtttgtttttcttcagcaaattAGCCCCatagcatgattctgccaccgcAATGCTCAGCAGTATTCTTAAATTTCAAAGCATTACCTTGACTTTTCCAAACATTCTTCTTGTCATCGTGATCAAGAAGTTCAATCTTTTTTGCATCTGACCATAAAACTTTGACTCTTGTGGGCATTTGGCTTGTTCTCTGatcctttttaaacattttttttttgtctgggtCAGATGGTTGAAACTTGGACATAGTTGTGTTCCAGTAGGACAAATAAAggatcccaaacacacatccaAACTAAATAGGCAAAGGAGGTGCAACAAGcaatgggacttttttttttctcgtaacaaaatgtgaatatatgattattttgatatttgacacaacagttttgtctttttaaggaCCCTCTTCATATCGCAATTATACTGAAGGCCTGGTAAGCCAAGCGGTTTTAAGTGTTTGTTCACATGCAGCCTGAGAATGAGTCTCCTGTGTTCAGACCCACTATATGCAAAATATAAGCAAGCTGAGACACAATGATGCAACCGTAATGCAACACTCTTCCTCAAATGTTACTCAGAAAAGTTTTTTATGCAAAGTAGTTCTGCTTGATCTCAAAGCGATGTTTGCTTTGAAGTGGGCGGTTGTAAGTGTAAATATGCCGTGGGATCAAGTTTcatccccttttttttttttttttttgccaagccacaaaacaaacaggacatTATTGCAGCTAAATCTTCATTTCCAAACTGATCACTTTCCTCTCAGATTTTTGTTGCATTACTTACAGAGTCCAAATCAGCCATGATCAATAATTCTTTCTCTATTCGCCGCTCTTATTTCACAGGGCAAACCTGACTTAAACACGTCGCTGCCGGTAAGACAGACGGCCTCCATTTTTAAGCAGCCTGTTACAAAGGTCACCAACCATCCCAACAACAAAGTGAAGACGGATCCTCAGAAAGCCGTCGATCAGCCCCGACAGGTGAACAGCCCCCAGTTATTATCTCAAGCATCCCGTTGCCAGAAAGACTGGTTTCACATACCATAATGTGACGTATTAGGTGTCAGAAGGGGTAAAAGTTTACTTTTGAACTTCCTGTATTGTGAAATTACATCTTGAAAtgggaacattttctttttttccccccagcttTTCTGGGAGAAAAAGCTCAGTGGTCTTAACGCGTATGACATCGCAGAGGAGCTGGTGAAGACGATGGAGCTGCCTAAAGGCCTGCAGGGTAAACCGCTCGATCCATCAACCAGAGTGGTAGCATTTCTGGAGAAAGTCATCCTGAAAATGTCTGATGACTCCTTCTGCAGGTGTCGGCCCGGGCTGCACGGACAAAACGCTCCTGTCGGCTATAGCGAGCGCCCTGCACACGAGCGCCGCGCCGATCACGGGGCAGCTGTCTGCGGCGGTGGAGAAGAATCCGGGCGTGTGGCTCAACACTGCCCAGCCGCTCTGCAAGGCCTTTATAGTCACAGACGAGGACATCCGGTAGGTTGTTGGTACCAAAACGATCACACTGTTAAAGCTTCAGACCGTTTAATTACTACAATTGTGTTTCAAACAGCCGTATCTGAAATTACGTCCTGGTGAAACGTTTGCATTGGTCAGTTTTAGAGATGTACAGTTAAAAAAGGGGAAATATCAGCTGGACTCTGGGAACAATGCTGCTTGTTTTACGTTTATATGACTTCCATTTAATATGTCTGGGCACAGTAAGGCTTGTAATCCAGCCAAGTTTGCTGTAACCTGATTGCTTGTTAGCAGTACCCCCAGCGACCACCAGGTCTGTGCAGAAACGCAGCATCTGCTCTGAGCTCCAACTGTCGCCTCCTAACGACTTCCTGTTGCGCTTGTGTGCAGGAAACAGGAGGAGCTGGTGTACAGCGTCAGGAAGAGGCTGGAGGAGGCGCTGATGGCCGACATGCTGGCCCACGTCGAGGAGGCCTCCAGCGAGGGGGAGCCCCCGAAGGACGAGGGCAACGGCAGCGAAGACATGGAGACCGTATAGCACAGGTAGCAGAGGCACTGGCGAAGGGCACAGTCCCCCTTGTGCCTTTAAATTCATGCATACGCCTTTAAAATTTTACACCTGCAAAATTATCAGATACAGCAACTCAAAGTAGTTTACAATTGgggaaatggaagaaaaaatgttcattttaataattttatttatttatttttttacaaaaaaatctgtgaagtgtggcatgcattttttttttttattcagcccaTTTTTACTGAGTGCAACCAATTAATatcagaatttatttaattaaacaattgTAATGACCTTTTTCACAGTGTCATAATTTGAGACGCTGAATTTTGGGTTTCTGTTACCTGCATgtataatcatcaaaattacaaaagagGTTTGGAATTAATCACTTTGTTTGATTCTACATAATATGTGAGATAACTGGCAAGAAATGCTGAACTTTTATGCAATATGaatttttttagatgtgcctgTAAGTGACCCGAGACCATCCTGCCCATTCGTACCATGTAACAGTGGTGGAGGCATCATGGTGTGGAGACGGTTACCCTCTGCTGGgaagctgatcagagttgatcTAAATGcaggacaatcctggaagataacctttttttttcataaaaaaattgacttgaatacatgtcacatttttacagaacgttattaaaaaaagttaaaccgtgtatttttatcaaattttatACTATTGTGTCGATATTTGGcataaatcctaataaaacaccTTGAAATCTTTGCATCTGTTAACTTCAGGTTAACAAATGCAATAAGTGGAAGAATCAGATTCTGCTCAATCAAATGGCGTCCAGAGTAAACGCTCCTTAACTCGCTGGTGATTGTTTCTCCTGGCAGGTTGTTGTGAAGACCGATTGGACTCATTCGCCCCCCGTAAACACGAGCGTTAACCGTAGGATTTCCATTCCAGTGCGGCCCTTAAGAACTGTCCCTCGGTGTCCAGTCTAGGCGTCCACTCACTCCAGAAGACCCTTGGCAGTCATTTTACCACCCTTGATTGTCTCCATTAAGTGGGACTCTGTGACTGTATTTATGAGCGcagatttttaattagtaaaacaGACAACTATGAATGACaactataaatatattcaaTATAATTTCCTTACAATGTGTCAAAGATGAGTGTTTAgtgttaaatgtattttttacgAAAATGTCTCGGATggatttgtgctttttgtttgcGACAATCATGTCCGATCCAAATGGTTCGGGTCAGCAGACAGCCGGCGTGTTTGCTCCTTTTGTTTCGGGCACCTTTTGAGGCGAATGGTTTTTGTACTGTACTGCATCCGTTTTTGGAAATTTAAAGTGAAGCTCAACCtatcatattttgtatttaaatgtcttGTTGAAATCATggtgtggtttgttttttgtttttttttcctttagctttCAGAGCGTTTGGTGGTTTGGTTTtgcttatattttgtttttcatcactAAACTGGGTGCTTAGAAAGTTCAACAGtacttttgtacattttggttttttttttttctttttcttgtaaagCATCTGTGTTATTACACACTTGCCGCCTCTTTTAAAAATTCATGCACAAAACCGGCGACGACGGATGGGATAGTTTTTAATCCGTCACTTTCCAAGGAGAAAGGGTTTTACAGTTTCTTTGCTGGCTCACAACATCGAGCTGGAATCATGAAATGCCCTGCTCAACCTGAGCAGGCtgattgctgaaatgtgttaaagaaataaaatttgtcaCTATGGTACCAAACCTCTGCATTTTGTTCTTATGCACATTTTACATGGAGTACAGTACAAATGTTTGGGGAGTTGATTGGGACTAATTGTGAAAAGCCAAcaaaagtagtgcataattgtggcGTTTTAcgtaataaaaatctgaaaagtgtgtcaggcatttaaaaaaaataatttttttttttaccttcataaattattttgctTCAGTCACTTCTTTGCTGCATAAGCTCAAACTAAGAATTGTGTTGCTCTCTtatgctgcagttttaaagaCTAAATTTATTctggaattttatttattttttggtctggactttgactgggccattctaacacattatTTGATTAGTCACAGAGAGCTACTTCCCTTCAAAGTTTCGATGAGTCTCTTAACACACCTGAAGTGGAATGACATGTTGATGAGGGAACTCatccatttgattcaggtgtgttggataAGGGACACGCCtgcaactccagtccttgaATGACACTGCCCTGCAAATTTTGGATGAATCcatgctccaacacacctgaatcaaataattgGTTAATGACAAACCTTTGCAAAAACTTGCTGACATGGGACTTTTGAAGACaagttgtctttgtttttggtgGCCGTTAGAGTAAAATCAGCTACATAGAAATTCATGGCAAAAGTTACTtataatattgattaaaattaatttttttagtcCATCTCCTAAAATCCCAACgtggttgaaatgtgacaaaatgtgaaaaagttaagtTGGTGTGAATATCAGTCAAGGACCTTGTAGATGTTGTCCTCAGTTTAGCAAATAGGTCTcactgagaggaaaaaa
It encodes:
- the LOC114150618 gene encoding cytochrome b-c1 complex subunit 10-like, which encodes MVQRILNQFVGAKYVSILRTWVPNMVAWGTVGGVAVIHFTDWRLILDYVPYINGKFKKDE